The nucleotide window GCTCGGAGGGCAACATCGGCCGCTACGTGCTGTCCGGCGCCGCCGCACTGCTCGTGCTGCTCGCCGCCGTCACGCTCATCGCCTACGTGTGGGACTCGATCCCCAACACGGTCAAGGTCGTCGCCCTGGGGGTCGTGAGCATCAGCCTGGTCGGCGGCGGCACCCTGCTGGGCCGGAGCCGACCGCGTCAGGCGGTCGCCGCGGCGACGCTGACGGGCACCGGCGGGGCCCTTGGCTTTGTCACAGTCATCGGCGCGGTCCTGCTCGACACCGGTCTGGGCTCCCTGAACGCCTTCGGGCTCATGTCCCTGTGGGGCGTGGTCCTGCTACTCGTCTCCCGGATGGCCGCCCAGGGCTTCACCTCCGTCATCTCGGCCCTCGGCGGCCTCGTCACCGTCGGCTTCTCGGCCGACCAAGTGCGCACCGGTGCGGCGGACGCGGTGCAGACCTGGGCGATGGTTGCTCTGCTCATCGTCGTCCTGGCGATCACCTCCGCCGTCCTGCTGCGCATGCGTGCTGAAACCACCGCCCTCGTACGTCCCGCGTCCCCCGTTGCCCTCGGTGCCATCCTCATGGCGCCGCTGCACGACCTCGCCTCCTCCTCTGCGTTCCTTGTGCTGCTCCTCATGCTGGTGCCGGTGGCGACGCTGTACGCGGAGGCGATCGATGATGCTCTTGTCCCCAACCAGTGGCGGCTTCCCGCCGGCTTCGGTATTGGCGCCGCGGGTCTCATGTCCTTGGTCGTCGCCAGTCAACTGCTGGCCGCGCCGTGGCCTCAGTGGCGCTCACAGCACGGCCCCGCCATCGGTGCCGCCGGCGTCCTCCTGCTGCTGACCGCCCTCACGCTGGTCCTGCTGCTCCTGCGTCCCTCACGTGAGGGCTGGCGGCGACCCTCGGTCATCGCCCATCTTGTGGTGGTCGCCGTCGTCAGCGGGGTGTCCGTGCTCGCCGAGCCGACACTCAGCCTCCTCGCCGCAGCGGCGATCGTGATCGCGGCCCTGCCGGCGGTCAGCGAGTCCCTCACCTTCGCCGTCCTCACCCCGACCGTCATCATGGTCCTGACGGTGTTCCAACAGTACCGCGTGTCCTCCATCGAACGCCTGGGACAACTCATCGCCCTGCTCGTCGCCGTGGCCGCGGCGCCCATGCTCGAGGCGCAGCTGCTCACTGTGCCGGTGCAGGTGCCCGTCATGCCGCCGGTCGGCTGGGTCCCTCCGACCACCGCGCAGGCTGGTGGGCACGCCGAGGCTCCGGGCATGCGTGCGGCGGCCCTGGCGCAGCGCCGCCGCACGCTCCTGGCCGCGACCTGGGTCCTGGCCGCTGCCCTCGTCGTAGCACTGCCCGTCATCGTCTCCGGCTGGCTTGAGGGCCAGGAGCAGGCCTCGTTCCCGACGCTGCTGGCCGGAGGTGTGGGCGCCGCCCTCGTACTCGTCGGCCTGTTCCGGCAGCCGGTCACGCCCCTTGAGCTCATTCGGGGCCAGGCGCTGAGCCGACCCGTTCCCGCCTCACCGGCACCGACACCACTGGCCTGGTTGGGCTTCGCTGCCTCGGGTCTGCTGGGCGTGTCCCAGCTGACGGTGACGCGGACGACCGGCGTCGTCTGGGACGGGGCGCACGTTGTCATGGCGCTCGGCCTAGCGGTGCTTGCCGTGCGGGTCCTGAGCCCCTGGATCCGCCGGACGGCGCCGCTGATGGCCAGCGCCGTGCTGCTGACCGTCGTCACGTGCGCCAGTGTGCTCACCTTGGCGGACACCGGCATGCAGAGCGTCCTCATGACGATCACGATCCTGGCGACGGGCTCCGTGTGCATCGTGCTGGGATTCAAGGCGCGCCTGACGATGCTGCGCCACTACGGTCTCGTGCTCGTGCTCGTGTCCGTGCTCAAGCTGGCGGTGCTCGACATCGGCGACCAGAGCCCGCTCACGAGGATTCTGGCCCTGCTGACCGCCGGCCTGGTCTGCTTCGGCCTGTCCCTGGCCTACAACAAGGTGGCCAATGATGCCAGTGACGCCGCCCAGGCCTCACGAGCCAACGGGCCACAGCCGGGTTCCGGGACCCAACCGGTGTCCGGACCGCAGGCACCGGTGGCGCCGCCCTCCTACGGCCTGCCTCCCCAGGGGACGGGACACTGGCAGCCGCCGCAGTCCTGAGCCCGGCCCCGGCCTGAGCCCGAATCAGCGGCGGGCTCAGGCCCGGGCGCGCTCGAGAAGCGGACGCAGGTAGCGTCCCGTGTAGGAGGCCTCGTCTTTAGCCACCGCCTCGGGCGTGCCCGTAGCGACGACGGTGCCGCCGCCCTTGCCGCCCTCGGGGCCCATGTCAATCACCCAGTCGGCGTTGGTGATGACGTCCAGGTTGTGCTCGATGACGACCACGGAGTTGCCCTTGTCGACCAGTCCCTGCAGGACGCCGAGGAGCTTGCGGATGTCCTCGAAGTGCAGGCCCGTCGTCGGCTCGTCCAGCACGTAGATCGTGCGGCCAGTTGAGCGGCGCTGGAGCTCGGTGGCGAGCTTGACACGCTGGGCCTCACCGCCCGAGAGGGTGGTGGCCGCCTGGCCCAGGCGCACGTAGCCCAGCCCCACTTCCACGAGCGTGTTGAGGTGCCGGGCAATAATCGGTGTGGCGGAGAAGAACTCGGCTGCCTGCGCGATGGTCATCTCCAGCACGTCAGCCACGGTCTTGTTCTTGTACCGGATCTCCAGGGTCTCGCGGTTGTAGCGGGAACCGTGACAGACCTCGCAGGGTACGTACACGTCCGGCAGGAAGTTCATCTCGATCTTGAGCGTGCCGTCACCCTTGCAGGACTCGCAGCGCCCACCCTTGACGTTGAAGGAGAAGCGCCCGGGCCCGTAGCCCCGCACCTTGGACTCCGGCACGGCGGCGAAGATCTTACGGATGTGGTCCCACACGCCGGTGTAGGTGGCCGGGTTCGAGCGCGGGGTGCGGCCAATAGGCGACTGGTCCACGTGGACCACCTTGTCCAGGTGCTCGAGCCCGCGCACGGTCTTGTGGCGCCCCGGCACTCCCCTGGCACCGTTGAGCCGGTTGGCGAGCACCTGGTAGAGGATCGCGTTCACCAGTGAGGACTTCCCGGATCCGGAAACTCCGGTGACGGCGGTGAAGAGCCCCAGGGGAAAGGAGACAGTGACGTCCTGGAGGTTGTTCTCCCTGGCGCCCACCACGGTGACCTCCCGGCCCTTCTCTCGACGGCGTCGCTTGGTGGGGATGGTGATCGCGCGTCGGCCCGTAAGGTAGGCGCCGGTCAAAGAGCGCTCACAGGCCAGTAGACCAGGCAACGCACCGGAGTAGACGACCTCGCCGCCCTTTTCCCCGGCACCGGGCCCGATGTCCACCACCCAGTCGGCAGCCCGCAGGGTGTCCTCGTCGTGCTCGACGACGATCAGGGTGTTGCCCAAGTCGCGAAGCTTCACCAGGGTCTCGATCAGCCGGGCGTTGTCCCGCTGGTGCAGGCCGATGCTGGGCTCATCGAGCACATAGAGCACACCCACCAGGCCGGAGCCGATCTGGGTGGCCAGGCGGATGCGCTGAGCCTCCCCACCGGAGAGGGTGCCAGCGGCTCGGGACAGGCTCAGGTAGTCGAGGCCCACATCCACCAAGAAGCCTAGGCGGGTGTTGATCTCTGTCAGCACTGATGCGGCGATCTGGGCTGCCTGGCCGGTCAGCCGCAGGTCGCGGAGGAAGTCACGGGCCTCAATGATCGACAGGTCGCACAGGGCGGCGATGGATATGTCCCCTACGCGCACTGCCAGTACCTCAGGTTTGAGGCGGGCGCCAGCGCACTCAGGGCAGGGCACCTCGCGCATGTAGGCCTGGTAGCGCTCCTTGGACCACTCGGATTCAGTCTCGTCGTGCTTACGCATCACATAGTCCAGCACACCCTCGAAGCCGGAGGAGTAGACGCGCTCGCGGCCCCAGCGGTTGCGGTATTTGACCTTCACCTCGTAGTCCTTGCCGCGCAGGATCGCGTCCTTGGCACGTTCAGGCAGGGCTCGCCAAGGCATATCCAAACTGAAGCCGAGTTCCTCCCCCAGGGCCTTGAGCTGGCGAGTGAAGTAGTCCTGGTGGCTAGCCCAGGGGGCGATTGCGCCCTGCGCCAGGCTGAGTTCCTCGTCAGGGACCACCAGCTCGGGGTCAACCTCCATCCGAGAGCCCAGGCCAGTGCAGACGGGGCAAGCACCGTAGGGGGCGTTGAAGGAGAAGGTGCGGGGCTCTATCTCGTCGAGTTGGAGGGGGTGCTGGTTGGGGCAGGCGCGCTTCTCGGAGAAGCGGATCTCGCGCTCGGGGTCGTCAGCCTCCCGGTCCACCTGCTCCACGATGACCAGGCCGTCAGCCAGTCCGAGAGCCGTTTCCACCGAGTCGGTGAGGCGCTGGCGCATGCCTTCACGCACCACCAGGCGGTCCACCACCACCTCGATATGGTGCTTGAGCTTCTTCTCCAGGGTGGGTGGTGCATCCAGACGAAAGCTCTCCCCGTCCACGCGCACACGGGAGAAGCCCCGGCCGCGCAACTCCTCGAACAGCTCGCTGTACTCACCTTTGCGGCCGCGCACCACGGGGGCGAGCACCTGGAAACGGGTGCCTTCGGGCAGCTCCCGGACGCGGTCCACGATCTGTTGGGGGGTCTGGGAGGAGATCACCTCGTCACAGACGGGGCAGTGCTGCACGCCAGCACGGGCGTAGAGGAGGCGGAGATAGTCGTAGACCTCCGTGATGGTGCCGACCGTGGAGCGGGGGTTGCGGGAGGTCGACTTCTGGTCGATAGAAACCGCTGGGGACAGGCCCTCGATGAAGTCCACGTCCGGCTTGTCCATCTGCCCCAGGAACTGGCGGGCGTAGGAGGACAGGGATTCCACGTACCGGCGCTGGCCCTCCGCGAAGATGGTGTCGAAGGCCAGGGAGGACTTGCCAGAGCCGGAAAGGCCGGAGAAGACGATCATCTTTCCGCGCGGTAGGTCTAGATTCACGCTCTTGAGGTTGTGCTCGCGCGCGCCACGGATGATGAGGGAGTCGTTCACCTAGCCGAGTCTAGGGGTAGCTCTTGAGCCTTCAAACATGTGTTCGACGGGTTACGGGGAGGTCTTCGCCACTCCCCCGGGGATAGCAGCAGCCAGGCACCAGCGAGCACCGACGGCGTCGTTCCGGCACATGGCAGGGCACACCCGGATACGCTGGCGGCATGAGCAAGATCTTCGCGGTGGAGTACCGATACGTGACCGACCAGGATGAGGCGATGGCGGAGGTACGCCCCCGTCACCGGGCCTTCAATGCCTCGCTGGCTGAGCAGGACCGTCTGCTGGCGGCCGGCCCCTATGTGGGCACCCACGACGCCCTCATCATCGTGCGCGCCGACGACGAGGCCGGTGCCCTCGCCCTCCTCGAGGACGACCCCTTCCACCAGGCCGACTTCATCGCCGAGCGCGCCGTGCGCGAGTACAACCCGGTCATCGGTCGCCTCTCCTGACTCACCTGCTCAAGCCACCGCGTCGACGCAACAGTCAGTTCTGGATCGTCTCCTCCAAGGTCGTGGCCGTCCTGAGACGCTCCAGGGAGACGTAACGCTGCCTCTGAACCCATGCACTTCCTCGCCCTCGACGATTGTGAGTCAGCTTCCCAGGGAGCACCACATGATCGGTCGAGGCGTCCGCGCCGGGAGGGGTCAGGAGAAAGACCTCGTACTCGTCGCCGGTCCACCCGGAAGCGTGTCCCGCACGGATCAAGGCTGCCAGCCTCTTGTCCAGGTCTGTACCGGCCTTCTGCCGGGCCTCGATCTGGTCCAGCGTCCACGCGATGCGGCCGATCTTCTTCTCAATCGCGGGGACCTGAACCTGCACGGCTCCATCGACGTAGAAGGCCATGTGGCTCACTGAGCGGAAGGTCCGGCCAGGCTGGCAGGCGTACGCGCCGTGATCACGGTAGAACGGCCAGGCCTGGGTAGTCGGCACGACAACCACCACACGGTTGACGTTGCGGGGCCGCTCCTGCAACAGCTCGTAGAAGGCCCGGTGGCTCGGAAGGTCCTCGACCCACTCCCTGAGAGCCGGGTCGACCTAGCCGAGCAGGTCGCACGCCTGCGAGTATCTTTCCTCCCAGAGGCTCGTCGAAGATCGGCTGATGGTGCGCGATGCGGTTGCGCAGTTTCTTGAGGTCCTCTGTCGCCCGGTGAACGATTTTACGAGTGAATTCCTTGTCAGGACGCCCAGGAAAAGCATGGACGAGATGATGGCGAAACAAGTTCTCGTACCTAGAGTTGAAGAGGTCGGACCACAGACCGAAGGTGATTGACGACAAGACACGGTCCCTCCCCGTTGAGCACCATTCTGACCCGAGCCGCTGGGTCGCGGTCTCCACATATTTCAGTTGGTCATCCGCGAGGAACGCGGGGCTCCTGAACCACCAACCTGCATCCTTACGCAACCGCGCGGTACTTACTGGTTCGAGCGGGCTCATCACGCGGTCAACAGCGTTACGGAGAACGACCTCGACGTAGGAGATAAGCTTGAAGAAGCCTGGCGAGACAGCGGCGTTCCAGCTGTAGAGATCCGACGCCGCCTGTTGGTCGTGCCCTGCTGCCCTGAGATACCCCTCAAATCTCGGTACCGTCACCCACCGGGTCAGATCGACCGCCGTCGTCGCCCTCCGCTCTCCTTCAGGACGTCTGCTACCGCGAGGCGAGCGCCCCGATGCTGCCTCTGGCCTTCAGTGGCTTAAGCCGCCGGGGCGTTTTTGCGCCGGTCGGCCCGGCTTCCCAGGGCAAGGACCCATCGGGTGACGGCGAGCACCTGGATGCCTGCGACCGCCGCGCCCGCCCCGACGGCGATGACGCTCCACGTGCCCCAGGTGGGCCACTGCAGCAGGAAGAAGGCGCGCACGGGCGGCACGAGGACGCCGAGGATGGCCAGCGCCCCCATGAGCACGATGAGGCCGAGCCGCCATCCCAGCAGCGGCCGGGCGGTGAGCGTGAGCAGCCACAGGCCCGAGACCACGAGCACGAGGGTGGCCGCCGTCGTCACCTGCCCGTCGGGTGCGCCGACGATGACGAGCCACTGGTGCGTAAGCAGCGTCGTCGTGCCGGCCACGAGGCCCGCCGGCACAGCCAGGGCGAGCACGCGCCCCAGGAAGCCGGAGCGGTAGCGCTGAGCGTTCGGGGCCAGGGCCAGGACGAAGGCCGGGATACCGATGGTGAGCGAGGAGACGATGGTGAGCTGGCGCGGCAGGAAGGGGTAGGAGATCGCGGTGACGGCCACGACGACGGCGATAAGGCTGGCGTAGACCGTCTTGGCCAGGAACAGGGAGGCGATGCGCTCGGTGTTGGCCATGACGCGTCGGCCCTCGGCGACCACCCCCGGCAGGGTGGAGAACTCGCCGCTGAGCAGCACCATGCGGGCCACGGCTTTGGTGGCCGACGCACCATTGCCCATCGCGATGCCCAGGTCCGCCTCCTTCAAGGCCAGGGCGTCGTTGACGCCGTCCCCCGTCATGGCGACCGTGCGCTCCCGGTGGTGCAGGGCGCGCACGACGGCCTTCTTCTGCTCCGGCGTCACCCGCCCCAGGACCTGCGCCCCGTCAAGGGCGGCCGCCAGGCGCTCCAGGTCGTCGGGGTCGGAGACCTCGGTGGGCAGCTCGCGGGCGTCCAGGGCGACGGGGGCCCCGCCGTCGGGGCCCCGCACACCGGCGCTGCGGGCGACGGCGGCGACGGTGACGGGATTGTCGCCGCTGATAACCTTGACCTCGACACCCTGCTCGGCGAAGTAGTCCAGGGTCTGCTCGGCGTCGGGCCGGATCTCCTCGCGCAGCAGGACAAGGCCGACCGCCTCACGGTTAGCGGGCAGGGCCGCGTCACCGTCGTCGTCGGTGCCGAAGGTCTGGGCTGAACGCGCCAGCGCGACGACGCGCGTGCCCTCACCGGCCAGATCACGTGAGCGCTCCAGCAGGCCGTGGGGGTCGCCGACGCCGTCGAGGACAATCTCGGGGGCACCGAGCACCCAGGACTCGCCGTCGAGCACGATGCCGGACCACTTGCGGCGCGAGGAGAAGGCAACCGCCGAGTGGCTACGGGAGGCCACCGCCCGCACCCCCTCGACGAGTCGGCCATCCGTCCCCGAGCCGATGGGTCGTCCGCTCAGACCCTCGAGGACGGCCTCTGCGGTGGCGTTGGGGTCCGTGGTGCCCGTCAGCGCGAGCAGCGGCTGGCGCAGGGACTCCATCGCCCCCGGGGCCCCATCGGGACCGAGGACGTCTTGCAGCGTGATGCGGCCCGTGGTGAGCGTGCCGGTCTTGTCCAGACACAGCGTGTCGACGCGGGCCAGGACCTCAACGGCCGGCAGCTCCTGGACTAGGACCTTCCGACGGGCGAGCTTGAGGGAGGCCGTGGCGAAGTTGACGCTGGTGAGCAGGACCAGGCCCTGCGGGACCATGCCGACGACGCTGGCGACGCCCGCGACGAGCGCGGTCCGCCACTGACCGTCGGCCAGCGCGGCAGCCGTACCGCCCTCGGCCAGACGCAGCTGGGACCAGAAGACGAGTAGGCCGACGGGCACGATGACCCAGGAGATCCACCGCAGAATGCGGTTCGTGCCGACCTGCAGCTCGGAGGTCACGAGGCTGTAGCGCCTGGCTTCCGTGGCCAGACGGTTGGCGTAGGCGTCTCCGCCCACCGCGGTGGTACGCACGAGCGCCGTCCCGGCGGTGACGGTAGTACCCGACAGCACCCGGTCCCCCGGGTCGGGACGCACCGGGTCCGACTCCCCGGTGAGGATCGACTCGTCGACCTCAAGGCCGTCCGCCTCCAGGACGAGGGCGTCGGCGGGTATCTGCTCGCCACTGCGCAGGCGCAGGACATCGTCGAGGACGACGTCGGCGGGGTCGATGTCGTCCTCGCGCCCGTCGCGGATGGCGTGGGCGACGGGGGCGTCCAGGAGGCTGAGGCGGTCGAGCGCGCGCTTGGCCTTGACCTCCGCGAGGGTGCCGGTGGCCGTGTTGATGACGAGGACGAAGCCGAAGAGGGCGTCCGCCCAGTGCCCGAAGATGAGGGTGAGGGCGAGGGCGACAACGATGATCGCGTTGAAGATCGTGAAGACGTTGCCGCGCAGGATCTGGGCGGCCGAGCGGGATGTGCGCACCCTGAAGGCGTTGGTGCGCCCCTGCCTCACCCGCGCGGCGACCTCGGCGGCACTCAGGCCCGTCAGGCCGGTGGCGCTGGGCACTCCCGTGGACTCACCGCGGCACCGAGCGCGCCTGGTGTCACGCCGGGCGCGCCTGTCCTCGCTGTCGCTCACCATTCGCCTCCTCGTACTCGACCGGCACCGTTCAGACCCGGGTGGCCTCGCTCTGGGCACGCGAGCGGTGTCGCGAGCCGATGACCGAGGAGATCAGGGTGATGAGGACGACGACGACGATGAGGCCCAGGGAGACGGCGGTGGAAGGCTCGGGGATGACCTCCCAGTGCTCACCGCCGTTGATGAAGGGCACCTCGTTGGTGTGCAGGGCGTGGTTGACGAGCTTGAAGCCGATGAAGCCGAGGATCGCGGCCAGGCCGTAGTGCAGGTAGATGAGGCGGTCGAGCAGGCCGTCAATGAGGAAGTAGAGCTGACGCAGGCCCAGCAGGGAGAAGGCGTTGGCGGCGAAGACCAGGTAGGGCTCCGAGGTGAGCGAGTAGATCGCGGGGATCGAGTCAACTGCGAACATAACGTCTGCAGAACCGATAGCGATCACGCACAGCAGCAGCGGGGTGATCATGGTTCGGCCTGCGTGACGGTGCACCAGCTTGCCGCCCACAAAGCCGTCAGTCATGGGCACGACCTTGCCGATCAGCCGCACCAGGCCGGTGGGCTTGTAGTCCTCCGGCTCGTGCTCCTCCGGCTCCTCCCTGCCCTGCAGCAGCTGCTGGAAGGCGGTCCACAGCAACCAGGCACCAAAGATGTAGAAGACCCAGGAGAAGCTCTCGATCAGGGCCGCCCCCACCAGGATGAACACCAGCCGCAGCAGCAGAGCGATCACGATGCCCGCCAGTAGTACCTCCTGCTGGTAGCGGCGCGGCACTCGGAAGGAGGAGATCATGATGACGAAGACGAAGAGGTTGTCGACGCTCAGCGCCTTCTCAGTCACGTAGCCCGCGAAGTACTGCTGCCCGTAGTCACCGCCCCAGACGCCCCAGATGATGCCGCCAAAGACCACGGCCATGGCGATGTACGCCACCGACCACGAGGCGGCTTCCTT belongs to Actinomyces trachealis and includes:
- a CDS encoding DUF2339 domain-containing protein → MSLETDANDPRARREERPVDLSEVLRRLDVLDRKIDWIARRVSPAETAAAERSAAPVAAAPARSAAPVPATAHRFAPPTAAAPSQPRPSSANPFAAPTATPRPAADPFIRPTAANSSQPQPMPTPRPVGPVGTARPVAPASSGWWSQARSEGNIGRYVLSGAAALLVLLAAVTLIAYVWDSIPNTVKVVALGVVSISLVGGGTLLGRSRPRQAVAAATLTGTGGALGFVTVIGAVLLDTGLGSLNAFGLMSLWGVVLLLVSRMAAQGFTSVISALGGLVTVGFSADQVRTGAADAVQTWAMVALLIVVLAITSAVLLRMRAETTALVRPASPVALGAILMAPLHDLASSSAFLVLLLMLVPVATLYAEAIDDALVPNQWRLPAGFGIGAAGLMSLVVASQLLAAPWPQWRSQHGPAIGAAGVLLLLTALTLVLLLLRPSREGWRRPSVIAHLVVVAVVSGVSVLAEPTLSLLAAAAIVIAALPAVSESLTFAVLTPTVIMVLTVFQQYRVSSIERLGQLIALLVAVAAAPMLEAQLLTVPVQVPVMPPVGWVPPTTAQAGGHAEAPGMRAAALAQRRRTLLAATWVLAAALVVALPVIVSGWLEGQEQASFPTLLAGGVGAALVLVGLFRQPVTPLELIRGQALSRPVPASPAPTPLAWLGFAASGLLGVSQLTVTRTTGVVWDGAHVVMALGLAVLAVRVLSPWIRRTAPLMASAVLLTVVTCASVLTLADTGMQSVLMTITILATGSVCIVLGFKARLTMLRHYGLVLVLVSVLKLAVLDIGDQSPLTRILALLTAGLVCFGLSLAYNKVANDASDAAQASRANGPQPGSGTQPVSGPQAPVAPPSYGLPPQGTGHWQPPQS
- the uvrA gene encoding excinuclease ABC subunit UvrA; this translates as MNDSLIIRGAREHNLKSVNLDLPRGKMIVFSGLSGSGKSSLAFDTIFAEGQRRYVESLSSYARQFLGQMDKPDVDFIEGLSPAVSIDQKSTSRNPRSTVGTITEVYDYLRLLYARAGVQHCPVCDEVISSQTPQQIVDRVRELPEGTRFQVLAPVVRGRKGEYSELFEELRGRGFSRVRVDGESFRLDAPPTLEKKLKHHIEVVVDRLVVREGMRQRLTDSVETALGLADGLVIVEQVDREADDPEREIRFSEKRACPNQHPLQLDEIEPRTFSFNAPYGACPVCTGLGSRMEVDPELVVPDEELSLAQGAIAPWASHQDYFTRQLKALGEELGFSLDMPWRALPERAKDAILRGKDYEVKVKYRNRWGRERVYSSGFEGVLDYVMRKHDETESEWSKERYQAYMREVPCPECAGARLKPEVLAVRVGDISIAALCDLSIIEARDFLRDLRLTGQAAQIAASVLTEINTRLGFLVDVGLDYLSLSRAAGTLSGGEAQRIRLATQIGSGLVGVLYVLDEPSIGLHQRDNARLIETLVKLRDLGNTLIVVEHDEDTLRAADWVVDIGPGAGEKGGEVVYSGALPGLLACERSLTGAYLTGRRAITIPTKRRRREKGREVTVVGARENNLQDVTVSFPLGLFTAVTGVSGSGKSSLVNAILYQVLANRLNGARGVPGRHKTVRGLEHLDKVVHVDQSPIGRTPRSNPATYTGVWDHIRKIFAAVPESKVRGYGPGRFSFNVKGGRCESCKGDGTLKIEMNFLPDVYVPCEVCHGSRYNRETLEIRYKNKTVADVLEMTIAQAAEFFSATPIIARHLNTLVEVGLGYVRLGQAATTLSGGEAQRVKLATELQRRSTGRTIYVLDEPTTGLHFEDIRKLLGVLQGLVDKGNSVVVIEHNLDVITNADWVIDMGPEGGKGGGTVVATGTPEAVAKDEASYTGRYLRPLLERARA
- a CDS encoding YciI family protein, which encodes MSKIFAVEYRYVTDQDEAMAEVRPRHRAFNASLAEQDRLLAAGPYVGTHDALIIVRADDEAGALALLEDDPFHQADFIAERAVREYNPVIGRLS
- a CDS encoding HAD-IC family P-type ATPase, whose product is MPSATGLTGLSAAEVAARVRQGRTNAFRVRTSRSAAQILRGNVFTIFNAIIVVALALTLIFGHWADALFGFVLVINTATGTLAEVKAKRALDRLSLLDAPVAHAIRDGREDDIDPADVVLDDVLRLRSGEQIPADALVLEADGLEVDESILTGESDPVRPDPGDRVLSGTTVTAGTALVRTTAVGGDAYANRLATEARRYSLVTSELQVGTNRILRWISWVIVPVGLLVFWSQLRLAEGGTAAALADGQWRTALVAGVASVVGMVPQGLVLLTSVNFATASLKLARRKVLVQELPAVEVLARVDTLCLDKTGTLTTGRITLQDVLGPDGAPGAMESLRQPLLALTGTTDPNATAEAVLEGLSGRPIGSGTDGRLVEGVRAVASRSHSAVAFSSRRKWSGIVLDGESWVLGAPEIVLDGVGDPHGLLERSRDLAGEGTRVVALARSAQTFGTDDDGDAALPANREAVGLVLLREEIRPDAEQTLDYFAEQGVEVKVISGDNPVTVAAVARSAGVRGPDGGAPVALDARELPTEVSDPDDLERLAAALDGAQVLGRVTPEQKKAVVRALHHRERTVAMTGDGVNDALALKEADLGIAMGNGASATKAVARMVLLSGEFSTLPGVVAEGRRVMANTERIASLFLAKTVYASLIAVVVAVTAISYPFLPRQLTIVSSLTIGIPAFVLALAPNAQRYRSGFLGRVLALAVPAGLVAGTTTLLTHQWLVIVGAPDGQVTTAATLVLVVSGLWLLTLTARPLLGWRLGLIVLMGALAILGVLVPPVRAFFLLQWPTWGTWSVIAVGAGAAVAGIQVLAVTRWVLALGSRADRRKNAPAA
- a CDS encoding TerC/Alx family metal homeostasis membrane protein codes for the protein MDIHALGWIALAAVIVIMITVDIVGHVKTPHEPTIKEAASWSVAYIAMAVVFGGIIWGVWGGDYGQQYFAGYVTEKALSVDNLFVFVIMISSFRVPRRYQQEVLLAGIVIALLLRLVFILVGAALIESFSWVFYIFGAWLLWTAFQQLLQGREEPEEHEPEDYKPTGLVRLIGKVVPMTDGFVGGKLVHRHAGRTMITPLLLCVIAIGSADVMFAVDSIPAIYSLTSEPYLVFAANAFSLLGLRQLYFLIDGLLDRLIYLHYGLAAILGFIGFKLVNHALHTNEVPFINGGEHWEVIPEPSTAVSLGLIVVVVLITLISSVIGSRHRSRAQSEATRV